From the genome of Bradyrhizobium elkanii USDA 76, one region includes:
- a CDS encoding HdeA/HdeB family chaperone: MKIGSYTGLAVVSCLLMLSPAKAQTPLSAYTDANGFIDVQTLTCAQLAGTYQEDADMLTAWYSGWYNGLAKKHYAHITRAKSGEHQLIVYCKAHPGVKIIEAIDLLLKNEAK; this comes from the coding sequence ATGAAAATCGGAAGTTACACGGGCCTGGCGGTCGTTTCTTGTCTGCTGATGCTTTCGCCCGCGAAAGCGCAAACCCCACTGTCGGCCTATACGGACGCGAACGGCTTTATTGACGTGCAGACGCTGACCTGCGCTCAGCTCGCCGGCACCTATCAGGAAGACGCCGACATGCTGACCGCCTGGTATAGCGGTTGGTACAATGGCCTCGCCAAGAAGCACTACGCACACATCACCCGGGCGAAGTCAGGCGAGCACCAACTGATCGTCTACTGCAAGGCCCATCCCGGCGTGAAGATCATCGAGGCGATCGACCTTCTGCTGAAGAACGAAGCGAAGTAG
- a CDS encoding MarR family winged helix-turn-helix transcriptional regulator, which produces MSSRTATSRTKTPAPRRAAQEDARSELVIDFERYVPTVLSSLVAKLRANANAFFPQAYGVSLAEWRVLSFLREHEPASAYDIWTNAQLDKAVVSRETTSLKKKGLIELTPVRGSARNRTEIRLTSQGVALLDRSLDEILRRHSNLTAGLDAKALDGFFRVVAHIEHRIPHMADQTSNAVPAHAPVKRITKRRPPTGA; this is translated from the coding sequence ATGAGCAGTCGCACCGCCACAAGTCGTACCAAGACCCCTGCCCCGCGCCGCGCCGCGCAAGAGGATGCGCGCTCGGAACTGGTGATTGATTTCGAGCGCTACGTGCCCACGGTGCTGTCCAGCCTGGTCGCGAAGCTGCGCGCCAACGCCAATGCCTTCTTCCCGCAGGCCTATGGCGTGTCGCTCGCGGAATGGCGGGTGCTGTCCTTTCTCAGGGAGCACGAACCGGCAAGCGCCTACGACATCTGGACCAACGCGCAACTGGACAAGGCCGTCGTCAGCCGCGAGACGACCTCGCTGAAGAAAAAGGGCCTGATCGAGCTGACGCCGGTGCGAGGCAGCGCCCGGAACCGGACCGAGATCCGGCTGACATCGCAGGGCGTCGCGCTGCTCGACCGCAGTCTGGATGAAATCCTGCGCCGGCACAGCAACCTCACGGCCGGCCTCGACGCCAAGGCGCTGGACGGCTTCTTCCGCGTCGTGGCGCATATCGAGCACCGCATTCCCCACATGGCCGACCAGACCTCGAATGCCGTGCCGGCCCATGCGCCGGTCAAGCGCATCACGAAGCGGAGACCGCCGACCGGCGCCTAG
- a CDS encoding adenylate/guanylate cyclase domain-containing protein, whose product MSDAREAGRGPVRIGFRTSIVTVVIAAVLVVGLTLVYLSFRRVSSITQMAASTFIDKVGQIGADRIDAQFKNVRDSLEILAGIPAIQEADVADNVRLYALLASMLRNNPQIFNLYVGYEDGSFLEMDVIDRAKPQFRTALNVAPDAVYRVVVIARSGAATAAPVTLFLSENLTQVAKVAGPHSYDPRQRPWYVDAFKDRKTLLTGPYVFYATGEPGYTLRTPLGEGRRGVVAADLLLNRLEEMLSRQKLGKSGLAFLFNDADRIVGHPEMRELMTERSDALPRIDAIKLPGLSAAIQSWRSDGLAQQFFTDADGRTLVAAFHRIETAGAANIHLAVVAPLDEFFAKIISERRALFAIALGFVIAMLPFAFWLGSLLARSLRELARQTDEIQRFQLADRPRMQSAIDEIDELGRSVFTMRTVVRNFSRFIPQPIVRQLMQSGASLQLGGIRREVTVLFTDVADFTAKTEKADPSQVMIFTSRYFAAMSEAIMKHHGTIDKFIGDAVMALWNAPDEDPDHVVHACEAVLDCIHRNAELNRAFRSEGWPAYGTRFGLHLGDAVVGNVGSAARMSYTALGATINLASRLEGLNKNYGTQVLVSAAVRARAEHRFAFRSVDQIRPKGFADAITVYELCGERGDSELAFCARWEDVYSSIRYAEPAAAVLRIADFLVEYPWDCVAQYHAERLRNAAQQPLLDLPVP is encoded by the coding sequence ATGAGTGATGCGCGCGAGGCCGGCCGGGGGCCGGTTCGTATCGGCTTCCGCACCTCGATCGTCACGGTGGTCATCGCCGCGGTGCTGGTGGTCGGACTGACGCTGGTCTATCTCAGCTTCAGGCGGGTCTCGTCGATCACGCAGATGGCTGCGAGCACCTTCATCGACAAGGTAGGCCAGATCGGCGCCGATCGCATCGACGCGCAGTTCAAGAATGTGCGCGACAGCCTCGAGATCCTGGCAGGAATACCGGCCATCCAGGAGGCCGACGTCGCCGACAATGTCAGGCTCTACGCCCTGCTGGCCTCGATGCTGCGCAACAATCCGCAGATCTTCAATCTCTATGTCGGATATGAAGACGGCTCCTTCCTGGAGATGGACGTCATCGATCGCGCCAAGCCGCAATTCCGCACGGCGCTGAATGTCGCCCCCGACGCCGTCTACCGCGTCGTCGTCATTGCCCGCTCCGGCGCGGCCACCGCGGCGCCGGTGACGCTGTTCCTGTCGGAAAACCTGACTCAGGTCGCGAAGGTGGCGGGGCCGCACAGCTACGACCCGCGGCAGCGTCCCTGGTATGTCGACGCCTTCAAGGATCGCAAGACGCTGCTCACCGGGCCCTACGTGTTCTACGCGACCGGGGAGCCCGGTTACACGCTGCGCACGCCGCTTGGGGAGGGCCGCCGCGGGGTGGTGGCCGCCGACCTGCTGCTCAATCGCCTCGAGGAGATGCTGAGCCGGCAAAAGCTCGGAAAATCCGGGCTGGCCTTCCTGTTCAACGACGCCGACCGCATCGTCGGCCATCCCGAGATGCGCGAGCTGATGACGGAACGCAGCGACGCATTGCCCCGGATCGATGCCATCAAGCTTCCCGGCCTGTCCGCGGCGATCCAGTCCTGGCGCAGCGACGGGCTCGCCCAGCAGTTCTTCACCGACGCCGACGGACGGACCCTTGTCGCGGCCTTTCACCGCATCGAGACGGCCGGTGCGGCCAACATCCACCTCGCGGTGGTCGCCCCGCTCGACGAGTTTTTTGCCAAGATCATCTCGGAGCGGCGCGCGCTGTTCGCCATCGCGCTCGGCTTTGTGATCGCGATGCTGCCGTTCGCGTTCTGGCTCGGCTCGCTGCTCGCCCGGTCGCTGCGCGAGCTGGCGCGGCAGACCGACGAGATCCAGCGCTTTCAGCTCGCCGACCGGCCGCGGATGCAATCGGCCATCGACGAGATCGATGAACTGGGGCGCTCGGTGTTTACGATGCGCACCGTCGTACGCAACTTCTCAAGGTTCATTCCGCAGCCGATCGTCCGTCAGCTGATGCAGTCCGGAGCCTCGCTGCAGCTCGGCGGCATCAGGCGCGAGGTCACGGTTCTCTTCACCGACGTCGCCGACTTCACTGCGAAGACCGAGAAGGCGGACCCGTCACAGGTCATGATCTTCACCTCGCGTTATTTCGCCGCGATGTCGGAGGCGATCATGAAACACCATGGCACCATCGACAAGTTCATCGGCGATGCGGTGATGGCGCTGTGGAATGCGCCGGACGAGGACCCCGACCACGTCGTTCATGCCTGCGAGGCCGTGTTGGACTGCATTCACCGCAACGCCGAGCTCAACCGGGCGTTCCGGAGCGAAGGCTGGCCGGCCTATGGCACGCGGTTCGGCCTGCATCTCGGCGATGCCGTGGTCGGCAATGTCGGCTCCGCCGCCCGCATGAGCTACACCGCGCTCGGCGCCACCATCAATCTGGCCTCGCGTCTCGAAGGCCTCAACAAGAACTACGGCACGCAGGTCCTGGTGAGCGCAGCCGTCAGGGCGCGTGCCGAACACAGATTTGCGTTCCGCAGCGTCGACCAGATCCGGCCGAAGGGCTTTGCCGACGCCATCACGGTCTACGAGCTGTGCGGCGAACGCGGCGATTCGGAGCTGGCGTTCTGCGCGCGCTGGGAAGACGTCTACAGTTCGATCCGGTACGCGGAGCCCGCCGCGGCGGTGCTGCGCATCGCCGATTTCCTGGTCGAGTACCCCTGGGATTGTGTCGCGCAATACCATGCCGAACGACTGCGCAATGCCGCTCAGCAGCCGCTGCTTGATCTACCCGTGCCCTGA
- a CDS encoding HlyD family secretion protein, whose translation MGVAIINTYLVLLFLLVHFKIVRFNLFWKLSPFIVLVLVLFGLLVPMNWGAPQGSALVVRNAVSIVPSVAGEVTEVPVVANAPLKAGDVLFKIDPTPYDAQVKAITAQLKLSKTRLAQMTTLFERDAGRGFDVEQRQSEVDQLSGQLEAAQWNLDKTVVKTPADGYVTNVALRKGARVANLPLSPVMAFIDTSNTIIGVEINQIDARYVAPGQEVEVTFKFAPGQIYSGKVESVLQAIATGQAQTSGTAVAPKAIEAAPFVVRVKLDDATFVNRLPAGSAGTAAIYTEHLKPTHVVRRVLLRQVAIINYVNPF comes from the coding sequence ATGGGTGTCGCGATCATCAACACCTATCTGGTGCTGCTGTTCCTGCTGGTGCATTTCAAGATCGTGCGCTTCAATTTGTTCTGGAAGCTGTCGCCGTTCATCGTGCTAGTCCTGGTGCTGTTCGGTCTCCTGGTCCCGATGAACTGGGGTGCGCCGCAGGGCTCGGCGCTGGTGGTGCGCAACGCGGTGTCGATCGTGCCTAGCGTCGCGGGCGAAGTGACCGAGGTGCCCGTAGTCGCCAACGCGCCGCTGAAGGCTGGTGATGTTCTGTTCAAGATCGATCCGACCCCCTACGATGCGCAGGTCAAGGCGATCACGGCGCAGCTCAAGCTGTCGAAGACGCGGCTGGCGCAGATGACGACGCTTTTCGAGCGCGACGCCGGGCGCGGCTTCGACGTCGAGCAGCGGCAGTCCGAGGTCGACCAGCTCAGCGGCCAGCTCGAGGCCGCGCAGTGGAATCTCGACAAGACGGTGGTGAAGACGCCGGCCGACGGCTACGTCACCAATGTTGCGCTGCGCAAGGGCGCGCGGGTAGCCAATCTGCCGCTGTCGCCGGTGATGGCGTTCATCGATACCTCGAACACGATCATCGGGGTCGAGATCAACCAGATCGATGCCCGCTACGTCGCGCCGGGGCAGGAGGTCGAGGTCACTTTCAAGTTCGCGCCCGGGCAGATCTATTCCGGCAAGGTCGAAAGCGTGCTGCAGGCGATCGCGACCGGCCAGGCCCAGACCTCGGGCACCGCCGTGGCGCCGAAAGCGATCGAGGCGGCACCTTTCGTCGTGCGTGTAAAGCTCGACGATGCTACCTTCGTCAATCGGCTGCCTGCGGGCAGCGCCGGGACGGCGGCAATCTATACGGAGCATTTGAAGCCGACGCATGTGGTCCGCCGCGTGCTGCTGCGGCAGGTTGCGATCATCAACTATGTCAATCCGTTTTGA
- a CDS encoding DUF1254 domain-containing protein translates to MKRSFAEDEALPRRDGRGVVNRRQTLLGAAALLTSGLLAPSRAWAQSVSADDARAIAKDAYIYGFPLVDSYRIQYSYFVDRGGAEYKAPWNTIFNNARVYTPDDKAIQTPNSDTPYSYVGADLRAEPIVFTVPAVEKGRYYSLQFIDMYTFDFAYVGSRATGNGAGSYLLAGPTWKGQKPKGIRKVIRCETQFAFVLYRTQLFNPGDIENVKKIQAGYKVQTLSQFLGKPAPAAAPEVAFIKPITAEQERNSLEFFGILNFLLQFCPTHPSEKALMARFARIGIGAGKPFDANSLSPETRKALQDGMADAWKAFAEFKETKIDTGKSSSADGFGTREYLKNDYMQRMSAAVLGIYGNSKQEAMYPAYFVDAAKRKLDGANRYTMRFAPGQLPPVNAFWSLTMYQLPASLLYANPLNRYLINSPMLPNLKRDADGGITLYVQNESPGQDKEANWLPAPKGPFFAAMRLYWPKPTALSGQWKAPPIQQIS, encoded by the coding sequence ATGAAGAGGTCATTTGCTGAAGACGAAGCGTTGCCGCGGCGCGACGGGCGAGGCGTCGTGAACCGGCGGCAGACGCTGCTCGGCGCTGCCGCGCTCCTGACCAGCGGGCTGCTCGCGCCGTCTCGCGCCTGGGCTCAATCCGTGTCGGCAGACGATGCGCGGGCGATCGCCAAGGATGCCTACATTTACGGCTTCCCGCTCGTCGACAGCTACCGGATCCAATACTCCTACTTCGTCGATCGTGGCGGTGCCGAATACAAGGCGCCGTGGAACACGATCTTCAACAACGCGCGGGTCTACACGCCCGACGACAAGGCGATCCAGACCCCCAATTCGGACACCCCGTATTCCTATGTCGGCGCGGACCTGCGTGCCGAGCCGATCGTGTTCACGGTGCCGGCCGTCGAGAAGGGTCGCTACTACTCTCTGCAATTCATCGACATGTACACGTTCGACTTCGCCTATGTCGGCAGCCGCGCCACCGGCAATGGCGCAGGGAGCTACCTGCTGGCGGGGCCGACCTGGAAGGGCCAAAAGCCGAAGGGGATCAGGAAGGTCATTCGCTGTGAGACCCAGTTTGCCTTCGTGCTTTATCGCACCCAGCTCTTCAACCCTGGCGACATCGAGAATGTGAAGAAGATTCAGGCCGGCTACAAGGTGCAGACGCTGTCGCAGTTTCTTGGCAAGCCGGCGCCCGCGGCTGCGCCCGAGGTTGCGTTCATCAAGCCGATCACTGCCGAGCAGGAGCGCAACTCGCTCGAATTCTTCGGCATCCTCAACTTCCTCCTCCAGTTCTGCCCGACGCATCCGAGCGAGAAAGCGCTGATGGCGCGCTTTGCCAGGATCGGGATCGGTGCGGGGAAACCGTTTGACGCTAATTCGCTGTCGCCGGAGACCCGCAAGGCTTTGCAGGACGGCATGGCCGATGCCTGGAAGGCTTTTGCCGAGTTCAAGGAGACGAAGATCGATACCGGGAAATCGTCGAGCGCCGACGGGTTCGGAACACGAGAGTATCTGAAGAACGACTATATGCAGCGGATGTCGGCGGCGGTGCTCGGTATCTATGGAAATTCGAAGCAGGAGGCAATGTATCCCGCTTACTTCGTGGATGCTGCCAAACGGAAGCTCGACGGCGCCAATCGCTACACGATGCGCTTTGCGCCGGGTCAGCTGCCGCCGGTCAACGCGTTCTGGTCGCTGACTATGTACCAGCTGCCGGCGAGCCTGCTCTACGCCAACCCGCTCAACCGCTATTTGATCAATTCGCCGATGTTACCGAACCTGAAGCGCGATGCCGACGGCGGGATCACGCTCTATGTCCAGAACGAATCGCCTGGTCAGGACAAGGAAGCCAACTGGCTGCCGGCGCCAAAGGGGCCGTTCTTCGCGGCGATGCGCTTGTACTGGCCGAAGCCCACGGCGCTGTCCGGGCAATGGAAAGCGCCGCCGATCCAGCAGATTTCGTAG
- a CDS encoding MFS transporter, whose translation MTEVVMDKAAIATADPEIERSTIRKVALRLMWFVMAMYFLAILDRGNISFAALQMNKELGLNAEKFGIAVGIMYFTYSIFEIPSNLILSKYGARVTLTRIAILWGIATVLMAFTQGPLSLYAFRGFLGFAESGLFPGVMLLLSLWFPFSYRARYNAMFNYAVPISYIFASLISGAILELNGVFGISGWKWLFILEGLPPVILGIVGIFYLTDRPQQASWLSTAQRNWLIGALERDAKATGVVHAEGVLRTITKPMVLLFGLCNFGLFCGLASLFPWLPQIIKSFGLPNSQVGFVTAIPPVAGLIGMIALSRHSDHVGERFYYAAMTFVIAAAGFAIAAFSTSPVWIIIGFMVANVGVYGTQAVFWTIPQSYMSRQSAPGAIGLVSTIGSIGGATIPIVIGRAKDASGSFTIGFLVVTGVLLVAATLVLIARTQLVKE comes from the coding sequence ATGACCGAAGTCGTGATGGACAAGGCGGCGATAGCGACCGCCGATCCGGAGATCGAGCGCAGCACGATCCGCAAGGTCGCGCTGCGCCTGATGTGGTTCGTGATGGCGATGTACTTCCTCGCCATTCTCGACCGCGGAAACATCTCCTTTGCGGCGCTGCAGATGAACAAGGAGCTCGGGCTCAATGCCGAGAAGTTCGGCATCGCGGTCGGCATCATGTACTTCACCTATTCGATCTTCGAGATCCCGAGCAATCTCATCCTCAGCAAATACGGCGCCCGCGTCACGCTGACGCGGATCGCGATCCTGTGGGGCATCGCCACGGTGCTGATGGCATTCACGCAAGGCCCGCTCAGCCTCTATGCATTCCGCGGCTTCCTCGGCTTTGCCGAGTCCGGCCTATTTCCCGGGGTGATGCTGCTGCTGAGCCTCTGGTTTCCGTTCAGCTACCGCGCCCGCTACAACGCGATGTTCAACTATGCGGTGCCGATCTCCTACATCTTCGCCTCGCTGATCTCCGGCGCCATCCTCGAGCTGAACGGGGTGTTCGGCATCTCGGGCTGGAAATGGCTGTTCATCCTCGAAGGGCTGCCGCCCGTCATCCTCGGGATCGTCGGCATCTTCTATCTGACCGACCGCCCGCAGCAGGCGAGCTGGCTGTCGACGGCGCAGCGCAACTGGCTGATCGGCGCGCTGGAGCGCGACGCCAAGGCGACCGGGGTGGTGCATGCCGAAGGCGTGCTCAGGACCATCACCAAGCCGATGGTGCTGCTGTTCGGCCTGTGCAATTTCGGCCTGTTCTGCGGTCTGGCTTCGCTGTTTCCCTGGCTGCCGCAAATCATCAAATCGTTCGGGCTGCCGAATTCACAGGTCGGTTTCGTGACCGCGATCCCGCCCGTCGCCGGCCTGATCGGCATGATCGCGCTGTCGCGGCACTCCGACCATGTCGGTGAGCGCTTCTATTATGCTGCGATGACCTTCGTGATCGCAGCGGCCGGCTTCGCAATAGCGGCCTTTTCAACATCGCCGGTTTGGATCATCATCGGATTCATGGTTGCCAATGTCGGTGTCTATGGTACGCAGGCCGTGTTCTGGACCATTCCGCAGTCCTACATGTCGCGGCAGAGCGCGCCGGGCGCGATCGGCCTGGTCAGCACCATCGGCAGCATCGGAGGCGCGACGATCCCGATCGTGATCGGACGCGCCAAGGATGCCTCGGGCAGCTTCACCATCGGATTCCTCGTGGTGACAGGCGTTCTCCTGGTCGCGGCGACGCTGGTCTTGATCGCACGCACTCAACTCGTGAAAGAATGA
- a CDS encoding aromatic-ring-hydroxylating dioxygenase subunit beta, whose translation MAASAIRQTDAHAVAAATIFREARLLDTGEWADWVAMYSEDAVYWVPGWLDEYTTTNDPDTQVSLLYHDARRGLEERIARIESRKSITALPLPRTVHQISNLEASETGPEQITCHSVFSVHVYDPRVAKEHLRHGRYEHTLRRDGETWKIARKVITLVNDRVPTVLDFYSI comes from the coding sequence ATGGCTGCCAGCGCAATCAGGCAAACCGATGCCCACGCGGTCGCGGCCGCAACCATCTTCCGCGAGGCCCGCCTGCTCGATACCGGCGAATGGGCCGATTGGGTCGCGATGTACAGCGAGGATGCGGTCTATTGGGTGCCGGGATGGCTCGACGAGTACACCACCACCAATGATCCCGACACGCAGGTCTCGCTGCTCTACCACGATGCGCGGCGCGGGCTGGAAGAGCGGATCGCAAGAATCGAGTCGCGCAAATCGATCACCGCGCTGCCGCTGCCGCGCACCGTGCACCAGATCTCGAACCTGGAAGCGTCCGAAACCGGGCCCGAACAGATCACCTGCCACTCGGTGTTCTCGGTCCACGTCTACGACCCGCGCGTAGCCAAGGAGCATCTGCGGCACGGGCGCTACGAGCACACGCTGCGGCGTGACGGCGAGACCTGGAAGATCGCGCGCAAGGTCATCACGCTGGTCAACGACCGCGTCCCGACCGTGCTCGATTTCTACAGCATTTGA
- a CDS encoding non-heme iron oxygenase ferredoxin subunit — translation MTDDQGTWHEAAALSALNEGEPYGIEIGRHHVALYRVGNEYYATSNICTHAEALLSDGILEGCEIECPLHMGRFDIRTGEALTNPVEIDIRTYPVRVAGDRLEVCLPA, via the coding sequence ATGACAGATGATCAGGGGACCTGGCACGAAGCGGCCGCACTCAGCGCGTTGAACGAGGGCGAGCCGTACGGCATCGAAATCGGCCGCCACCACGTCGCGCTCTATCGCGTCGGCAATGAGTACTACGCCACGAGCAACATCTGCACCCATGCGGAGGCGCTGCTGTCCGACGGCATTCTGGAGGGCTGCGAGATCGAATGCCCGCTGCACATGGGCCGCTTCGATATCCGCACCGGCGAGGCGCTGACCAATCCGGTCGAGATCGACATCCGGACCTATCCGGTACGCGTGGCGGGCGACAGGCTCGAAGTCTGCCTGCCCGCATAG
- a CDS encoding DUF1254 domain-containing protein: MMIREIAFGLVTFAVVTSAHAQSPAGGTVPVTVDNFARAESDLYFGGNVKDAGGTGKLFHHREPMSIDKQAVIRANRDTLYSSGVFDLDAGPVTITLPDAGKRFRSLMAVNEDHYVVGNIEYRAGSFTYDKAKAGTRYLLLALRTLVDPNDSKDVAQVHALQDAIKVSKAQGKFEVPNWDQASQKSIRDALLVLNDYTGGFAHAFGAKGQVDPVRHLIGTAAGWGGNPDKDASYLSITPSRNDGTTVYKLTVREVPVDAFWSISVYDAKGYFEKNPYDAYTLNNITAKKSADGSIAIQFGGCDDKIPNCLPIMKGWNYTVRLYRPRPEILNGKWKFPEAQAVN; this comes from the coding sequence ATGATGATCAGAGAAATTGCTTTTGGCTTGGTAACATTTGCGGTGGTCACGAGCGCACACGCGCAATCACCCGCTGGCGGCACGGTGCCGGTCACCGTCGACAATTTCGCCCGCGCCGAATCCGATCTCTATTTCGGCGGCAACGTCAAGGATGCGGGCGGGACCGGCAAGCTGTTCCATCACCGCGAGCCGATGTCGATCGACAAGCAGGCGGTGATCCGGGCGAATCGCGATACGCTTTATTCCTCTGGTGTCTTCGACCTCGACGCCGGCCCGGTGACCATCACGCTGCCGGATGCAGGCAAGCGCTTCCGTTCGCTGATGGCGGTCAATGAAGATCACTATGTGGTCGGCAACATCGAATATCGCGCGGGTAGCTTCACCTACGACAAGGCGAAGGCCGGCACGCGCTACCTGCTGCTCGCTTTGCGCACGCTGGTCGATCCCAATGATTCAAAGGATGTGGCTCAGGTTCACGCGCTGCAAGACGCCATCAAGGTCAGCAAGGCACAAGGCAAGTTCGAGGTGCCGAACTGGGACCAGGCCAGCCAGAAGAGCATCCGCGATGCGCTTCTGGTGCTGAACGACTACACCGGCGGCTTCGCGCACGCGTTCGGGGCCAAAGGGCAGGTCGATCCGGTCAGGCACTTGATCGGCACCGCCGCCGGCTGGGGCGGCAATCCCGACAAGGACGCGTCCTATCTCAGCATCACGCCTTCCCGGAACGACGGCACCACGGTCTACAAGCTGACCGTCAGGGAGGTGCCGGTCGATGCATTCTGGTCGATCAGCGTGTACGACGCGAAGGGATATTTCGAGAAAAATCCCTACGACGCGTATACGCTGAACAACATCACCGCGAAGAAATCCGCCGATGGGTCGATCGCGATCCAGTTCGGCGGCTGCGACGACAAGATCCCGAACTGCCTGCCGATCATGAAGGGCTGGAACTACACGGTCCGGCTCTATCGGCCGCGCCCGGAGATCCTGAACGGGAAGTGGAAATTCCCGGAGGCGCAGGCGGTGAACTGA
- a CDS encoding SphA family protein: MKTVKNRKRAALGMAGAIALSATPQAAFADEGGISFWLPGNFGSLAAVPGTPGWSWATVYYHTEVSSAAGARFPRGGRIDLGIGGQGDLAIFGPTYTFAVPGLGAVGSVSLLGFGGRNNASVAASLTGPLGNTINLSRSEALTDIGDVIPQVTLKWNKGVNNIMVYATGDVPVGAYDPVRLANIGIGHGAMDFGGGYTYFDPHSGNEFSGVVGFTYNFKNPDTQYQSGVDFHFDWGASHFFTPNVQLGLVGYVMQQISDDTGPGATLGGFRSRIAGVGPQVGFMFPVGDMQGYLNIKGYKEFAAENRPEGWNTWVTFAISPAPPAPASAKPIVRKY; encoded by the coding sequence ATGAAGACCGTCAAGAATCGCAAGCGCGCCGCACTGGGCATGGCTGGCGCAATCGCGCTGTCGGCGACGCCGCAAGCCGCGTTCGCCGACGAAGGCGGCATCAGCTTCTGGCTGCCTGGCAATTTCGGCAGTCTCGCCGCGGTGCCGGGAACGCCGGGCTGGTCGTGGGCGACGGTCTACTACCATACCGAGGTCTCCTCTGCCGCCGGGGCACGCTTTCCGCGCGGTGGGCGCATCGATCTCGGCATCGGCGGGCAGGGCGATCTGGCGATCTTCGGACCTACCTATACTTTCGCGGTGCCGGGCCTCGGCGCGGTCGGCTCGGTCAGCCTGCTCGGCTTCGGCGGGCGCAACAATGCCTCGGTCGCGGCGTCCCTGACCGGGCCGCTGGGCAACACGATCAACCTGTCGCGCTCCGAGGCGCTGACCGATATCGGCGACGTCATTCCGCAAGTCACGTTGAAGTGGAACAAGGGGGTCAACAACATCATGGTCTATGCGACCGGCGACGTCCCGGTCGGGGCCTATGATCCGGTGCGCCTTGCCAATATCGGCATCGGACATGGTGCGATGGATTTTGGCGGCGGCTACACCTATTTCGACCCGCACAGCGGCAACGAATTCTCCGGCGTTGTCGGCTTCACCTACAACTTCAAGAATCCCGACACCCAATACCAGAGCGGCGTCGACTTCCATTTCGACTGGGGCGCGTCGCACTTCTTCACGCCGAACGTCCAGCTCGGCCTCGTCGGTTACGTGATGCAGCAAATCTCCGACGACACCGGCCCGGGCGCCACGCTTGGAGGCTTCCGCTCGCGCATTGCCGGCGTCGGACCGCAGGTCGGCTTCATGTTCCCGGTGGGCGACATGCAAGGCTATCTCAACATCAAGGGCTACAAGGAGTTCGCGGCCGAGAACCGTCCCGAAGGCTGGAACACCTGGGTCACCTTCGCGATCTCGCCGGCGCCACCCGCGCCGGCCTCGGCGAAGCCGATCGTGCGCAAATATTAG
- a CDS encoding DUF3302 domain-containing protein encodes MSGYDIFAWIVLVILLASAIGVFCIAGWLPGHIAKSRNHPYAQAVTVAGWVTLLFGFALWPIALIWAYVDVPQRKSGAV; translated from the coding sequence ATGAGCGGATACGACATCTTCGCCTGGATCGTGCTGGTCATCCTGCTGGCCAGCGCGATCGGTGTGTTCTGCATCGCGGGCTGGCTGCCCGGGCATATCGCGAAGTCGCGCAACCATCCCTACGCGCAGGCCGTGACGGTGGCCGGCTGGGTCACGCTGCTGTTCGGCTTCGCGCTGTGGCCGATCGCGCTGATCTGGGCCTATGTCGACGTGCCTCAACGCAAGAGCGGAGCGGTGTGA